GAGCGGACTGAGATCGCCGATCTCCACGAGGTGGCGGATGAACGGCTCGGCGTACCGGCTGGCCGGGGTGAGCACCGAGACGACATGTCCGGGGCGCGCCGCCTGGACGTCGTCCCCGGCACCGCCGTGGTTCCAGATCAGGTGGTTCAGTGCGGCGCCGAGGCGGGCCGCCCGCCGCATGAGTTGCGTCGAGTACGGCCCCAGCAGGAGGTCGCACTGCCCCGCCAACCGGGGGAGCACGACGTCCAGGGTTCCGGGTTCGCTGCGGTCGTCCTCGATGATCAGCTCCACGGACGGGTCGAGCGCGCGCCAGGTCGTGAGCCCGAGCTCGACCTGCTCGCCGAAACGGGCGTGCCTGCCTGACAGCGACACGGGCGCCCCGATCCGTAGTGCCACGTGTTCCTCCTGCCCGAGACGCTGCGGGCCACTCAAATGAACCGATCCCGCCTCACGATGCGATAGATCGGACATGCACCTCTTCCCGGTACGGCGCCGAGAGCCACCTCCCATCGGCCCGGACAGCGACGACGCCGAGCTGCTGGCGGGGGTGGCCGCCGGCCGTGTGGAGGCGCTGCGGCTGCTGCACCAGCGGCACGCCCCCTGGCTGCGGGCCCGGCTGGCGCGCCGCTGCGCCGACCCCGACCTGGTGGACGACGCGCTGCAGGACACGTTCGTGTCCGTCTGGCGGGACGCCCGCCGCTTCCGCGCCTCGGAAGGCGAAGCGGCCGCCTGGATCTGGACCATCGCGATCCGCCGCCTGATCTCCGCCCTGCGCCGCCCGGCGGCCCCGGCCGTTCCTCAGCCCGACGCCCGTCTGATCACCGAGTCGGCCGAGGACACGGTCCTGGTCGGGGTGGAGCACGGCCGCCTGGGTGAGGCGCTGGCCAGGCTCTCGCCCGAGCTGCGCGCCGCGATCCAGGCCACCGTACTCGACGGGCTCACCACCAGAGAGGCCGCCGAGCTGCTCGGCGTGCCCGTGGGGACCGTGAAGACCCGCGTCATGCGGGCCAAGGCACAGCTCAGGGGGTTTCTGGCATGAACAGTCAATGGCACCTGCCGGACGAGCTCATGGAGCACTACGTCACCGGCCATCTGGAACCCGCCCAGGTCATGTCCGTCGAGAGCCATCTCGCCGGATGCGCGCGTTGCCGGGCGGCGGTCCCGTACAGCGTGGAGTGGCTCGACGCGAGCTGGGCCGGGATCGAGGACGTGGTCGACCGGCCGCGGCCGCGACCGCTCGCGCGGGTGCTGCGGCGCGTCGGGGTGCCCGAGCACGTGGCGGTGTTCCTCGCGGCCACACCCGCGCTGGCCAGGGGATGGCTGGTGGCCATCGCCTCGACGCTGGTGTTCGCGGTGGGCGCCGGGCAGCTGGCCGCCCGCCACCCGGACCTGGAGCCGTACGCGATGCTGCCCTTCCTGGCGGTCGCGCCCGTGCTGCCGCTGGCCGGCGTGGCGCTGGCCTACGGGAGGCACGTCGATCCCGTCTACGAGCTGCAGGCCGCCACGCCCATGGCCGGCGTCAGGTCGCTGCTGCTGCGCGCGATCGCGGTGCTGACCACGGCGCTCGTGCTGACGGGGCTGGCCACGCCGCTGCTGCCGGGCCGGCCCGGGCTCGCCGCCGCGTGGCTGCTGCCCGCGCTGGCCCTGATCGTCGCCATGCTCGCGCTCTCGACGTGGGTGTCGCCGCCGATCTCCGCGTCGGTGTTCGGGGCCGGGTGGATCTGCGCGGTGGTGGGCGGCGAGCAGCTGGCGTTCTCGCTCGAAGCCCAGATCGGGTACGCCCTCGCCGCGCTGATCCTGATTCCCCTCGTCTACCTGCGGCGCGCCCGCTTCGACCCTGGAGGACCCGTATGGAACTGACCGTTCGCGGCCTGACCAAGAGCTTCGGCCGCAGACTCGTGCTCGACTCGCTCGACCTGGACTTCGGCAAGGGCGTGACAGGGCTGCTCGGCCGGAACGGCGCGGGCAAGACCACGCTGCTCCGCACGCTGGCGACCACCCTGGCGCCGGACGGCGGGCAGGTGTGTGCGCTCGGGCTGGATCCCGCCGACCGCGCGCAGCGCACCGAGCTGCGCCGCCGCCTCGGCTACCTGCCGCAGAACCCCGGTTTCTACCCGCACTTCACGGTGTTCGAGCTGGTGGAGTACGTCGCGATCCTGAAAGAGCTGACCGACAGGCGGGACCGGCACCGCGAGGTACGCAGGGTGCTTGCGGAGGTGGAGCTGGCCGACCGGGCGAAGACCAAGGTACGCAAGCTGTCGGGAGGCATGCGCCAGCGGCTGGCCCTGGCGCAGTCGCTGCTCGGCGACCCTGATCTGCTCATACTCGACGAGCCGACCGTGGGCCTCGACCCGGAGCAGCGGATGCGGTTCAGGGCGCTCGTCTCCAGGCTCGGCGAGAGCCGTACCGTCCTGCTGTCCACCCATCAGACCGAGGATGTCGCCGCCCTGTGCGAGCGGGTCGTGGTGATGAAGGGCGGCAGGAGCGTGTTCGAAGGCACGCCGGGAGAGCTGGCCGGGGCCGCGCGGGGGCAGGTCTGGCTGTCGGACCGGGCGCCGGACGCGGCGCGGCTGTTCTGGCGGACGGCAGACGGCCGCTACCGCGCGCTCGGCGACCGGCCACCGGGCGGCGTGCCCGCGGAGCCGGGCGTCGAGGACGGCTACCTGCTGCTGCTCGACGAGCCCGTGGAGGTGACCGCGTGACCGGCTCGCTGGCGCTCTTCGAGGCGCGGCGGCTGCTGCGCAGCCCTGTCCTGTGGGGCGCGGCGGTGCTGGCGCTGGCCGCGGCGGTCGCCGGGGGCAGCGCCTGGCTGCCCGACATGACGATGGTGACGATCGGCTCCGTCACGGCCTCGACGATCGTGGGGGCCGCCATCATGATCTCCGCCAACCTGGCCGCCGGGCGCGACCGCCGCCACGGCCTGCCGGAGACGCTGGGCGCGCTGCCGGGGCGGGCGGTGACCCGTACGAGGGCGGTGGTGCTGGCGGCTCCCGCCGTGGGCGCGCTCGTCGCGGCCGTGATGATCGCCGCGCACCTGGGGTACGTGTGGGCGACGGGCCCGGTGGCCGGGCGGATCGACGTCTACGAGGCGCTGGGCGGGGTGGCCCTGGCGATGCTGGCCGCCGGCGTCGGCGCGGCGCTGGCCCGCTGGACACCGTGGCTGGTCATGCCGCCGCTGCTGATCTGCCTGCTGGCCTTCGCCGTGGCCGTGAACCCGCGGGGCGAGTACGCGGGCGGGTTCCTGCCGCTGGTGATGAACCACAGCCTGGAGTGGGGACCCAGGCCGTCCAGACAGCACCTGGCCTATCTCGTGGCGGTCGGGGTCGTCCTGGCCGCCGCGGCGCTGCTCAGGCACGGCCTGCGCCCGGTCCGGGCCGTGGCGCTGCTGGCGGCGCTGGCCGTGGCGGTGCCCGCGGGGATGGCGGCCACCGCCTCGGCCAGGAGCGGAACCAAGCTGCCCGCACAGGTGTGCCGGACGTACGAGGGCGTCTCCTACTGCGTGTATCCGGACTACGTGGCGTGGATCCCGGTCTGGGGCAGGGCGCTGCACCCTGTCCTGTCCGCCGTGCCGGAACGCGTCCGGGCCCGGATCCCGGTGGTCCGCCAGCGGGTGCCTACTCTCCGCGCCTTGTCGGAAGTGGAAGGGCCTGCCACCTGGACCGTCTGGTCCACCGATCCCGCCCAGCACCAGGCGTTGCTCCTCGGCGAGGTGGCCGGAACGCTTACGGGCCTGAACACCGCCGGGTGCCACGCCGGCCGGGCCCAGGCGATGGTGGCGCTCTATCTGGTCGGGCGGGCCGGTCCGCTGCTCGACGCCCCGCCACCGGAGGCATGGGAAGGCCGCGGGGATCGTTACGTGGTGGAGGTGCCGATGGGGGCCAACGGCTCGCTCGCCGTGCCCGGCCAGCTCCACGGCTCACGGTACGGGGCCGCCGAGGTCGGGTACGCCCGCCGCCTGCTGGAGCGGCCGGACGCGGCCGAGCGCGTACGCGCCCACTGGGACGCGCTCACCGCCCCCGGCACCACCATCGAGCAGGCGCTGCCGCTGCTGGGCCTGCGTGAGGAGTTCCCGGTGAAGGAGGTCCCGTGCCCGTGATCGCCCTGCTGCGCCCGCTCGCCCGCGCCATCGACTGGCTGCCGGTCGCGGTCGCCGCCGCGCTCACCCTGCTGCTGGCCGTCGTGGTGAGTCCGGGTGCGGACCTCGAGGCCGGCCACGGGCTGCTGCTGCTCAGGATGGCCGGCGTGCTGCTCGGGGCGGCCGCCGCGTTCGCCCTGGTGGACGGGATGGAAGTGAGCACGGGGGCGGTGCCGGTGCCCCGCTGGGTACGGCAGTGGGCCAGGACCATCATGGCGGGCACGGCTGTCGGTGTCGCCTGGGCCGCCACGTACGCGGTCGTCGCCCTGCGGGTGCCGCCCGGCAGCCCGTCGCTGGCCGGTGCGGCGGTGGAGGCGGCGCTCTGCGTGCTCGTCGGACTCGCCGGGGCGGCGCCCGCGGTGCGGCGGAACCACGCCAGGCCGGCCGGGCTGGCCGGAGCCGTCGTCGTGCTCGTCCTGTACGTGGTGACGCAGCGCGCCGGCGCCTGGCCGGTGCCCACCAGCGCCGAGTGGGACACGGTCCACGCATGGTGGCTGGCGACGATGCCGCTCCCGCTCCTGGTGCTCGCCGTTGCGCACCGTGATGTGCGCTGAGGAGTGTCGCGCTTGAGCCGTCCGGCCCTCTTGTACGTCAATGGAGATGTGAAGATATGGCGAATCCTGCTCCTGCCGGTGCTCCTGCTGGCGCTGACCGCGTCCATGACGCCCGCGCAGGCGGCCGCGCGGAAGAAGGTGCTGGTCGACTTCAGCAAGGAAGGGGGGTTTGTCGGGTTCCACGACCGTGTGATCGTCTACGACAACTTCTGCGTCCGGCTGAGCCGCCGTACCGGGCCGGCCGTCGACAAGTGCCTCACCGGCAAGGAGAAGCGTACGCTCCAGACGTACCTCAAGAGCCTGAAGATCGGCAGCTCCGAGCCCCCGCCGCAGGGGGCGGACTTCCTCAAGTACACGCTTGCTTATAAGAAGCAGCGCGCCACCCGCTACACGCTGCCGCCGAGCTGGCAGCCCGTGGTGCAGGAGCTGGAGAAGATCATGCAGAAGTACTGGGCTCCGGACTGAGCGGCCCTTACCTGAGCGCGTCCACCGGCTCCATCCTGGCCGCACGCAGCGCCGGGTAGAGCCCGGCCAGCAGGCCCACCACGGCGCCCGCGACCGGGGCCGCGACCGCCAGTCGCAGGTCCAGGAGGGGCGTCCACTGCTTGGCGGCGGAGACCGCGACGACCGTGACGATGCCCAGGGCGGCGCCTATGACGCCGCCCGTGAGGCCGATCAGCGTCGACTCCAGCAGGAACTGCGCCGCGATGTGCCGCCTGGCGGCGCCGAGCGAGCGGCGCAGGCCGATCTCCGGGACGCGCTCCATCACCGTGACGAGCGTGACGTTCGCGATGCCGACCGCCCCGACCACGAGCGAGACCAGTCCGAGGATCAGGAAGAGCGCGTTGACGTCGTCCTGCGCCTGGTCACGTGCCCTGGTCGGGCTGGGCGGGGCGACCACCTGCAGCATGTCGCCGTTCCCCGGGCTGAGCGCGGTGGGCGCCTGCCGGGCGATCAGCCCCGCGGCGCCCAGGCTCGTGTTGACCAGCACCCTGGTGACGTCGCTCAGCCCGAACTGCCTGCCCACAGTGGGCGGCACGAGCACGGCGGTGCTCAGGTTGCGCTCGCGGCGCAGGTCACCCAGGATCCCGATGACCGTGTACGCGTGCTTGCCGATGAAGATCGCCGGTGCCCGGTCGAGCCGGGTGACGCCGAGCATCTTGGCCGCCTGGTCGCCGATCACCGCCACGCGGTCGCGCCGCGCGATGTGCCCGGCGTCGTAGAAGCGGCCCTGCACCATCCGGCCGCGTGCCGCCTCCGGCAGGCCGGTCGTCGCGGCCAGCACGGTGAGGGTCTGCGTGGTGACCCGGGTCGGGTCCACGATGTCGTTGGAGCGCACGGACACGTTCTCGCCGTCCTTGGAGTCGGCCACCGCGGCGGCGGACTCGACGCCGCGCAGCCTGGTCAGCCGGTCGATCG
The nucleotide sequence above comes from Nonomuraea helvata. Encoded proteins:
- a CDS encoding RNA polymerase sigma factor: MHLFPVRRREPPPIGPDSDDAELLAGVAAGRVEALRLLHQRHAPWLRARLARRCADPDLVDDALQDTFVSVWRDARRFRASEGEAAAWIWTIAIRRLISALRRPAAPAVPQPDARLITESAEDTVLVGVEHGRLGEALARLSPELRAAIQATVLDGLTTREAAELLGVPVGTVKTRVMRAKAQLRGFLA
- a CDS encoding zf-HC2 domain-containing protein, producing the protein MNSQWHLPDELMEHYVTGHLEPAQVMSVESHLAGCARCRAAVPYSVEWLDASWAGIEDVVDRPRPRPLARVLRRVGVPEHVAVFLAATPALARGWLVAIASTLVFAVGAGQLAARHPDLEPYAMLPFLAVAPVLPLAGVALAYGRHVDPVYELQAATPMAGVRSLLLRAIAVLTTALVLTGLATPLLPGRPGLAAAWLLPALALIVAMLALSTWVSPPISASVFGAGWICAVVGGEQLAFSLEAQIGYALAALILIPLVYLRRARFDPGGPVWN
- a CDS encoding ATP-binding cassette domain-containing protein codes for the protein MELTVRGLTKSFGRRLVLDSLDLDFGKGVTGLLGRNGAGKTTLLRTLATTLAPDGGQVCALGLDPADRAQRTELRRRLGYLPQNPGFYPHFTVFELVEYVAILKELTDRRDRHREVRRVLAEVELADRAKTKVRKLSGGMRQRLALAQSLLGDPDLLILDEPTVGLDPEQRMRFRALVSRLGESRTVLLSTHQTEDVAALCERVVVMKGGRSVFEGTPGELAGAARGQVWLSDRAPDAARLFWRTADGRYRALGDRPPGGVPAEPGVEDGYLLLLDEPVEVTA
- a CDS encoding ABC transporter permease, producing MMHVRDLIGESVAGMLARPVRSALTTLGTVLGITTLVITLGVAATAGNQIVGRFDALVATAITVEVPESPGAPLVEWDAIDRLTRLRGVESAAAVADSKDGENVSVRSNDIVDPTRVTTQTLTVLAATTGLPEAARGRMVQGRFYDAGHIARRDRVAVIGDQAAKMLGVTRLDRAPAIFIGKHAYTVIGILGDLRRERNLSTAVLVPPTVGRQFGLSDVTRVLVNTSLGAAGLIARQAPTALSPGNGDMLQVVAPPSPTRARDQAQDDVNALFLILGLVSLVVGAVGIANVTLVTVMERVPEIGLRRSLGAARRHIAAQFLLESTLIGLTGGVIGAALGIVTVVAVSAAKQWTPLLDLRLAVAAPVAGAVVGLLAGLYPALRAARMEPVDALR